The Bacteroidota bacterium DNA window TCCAGAGTACATCACTCGATAGCAGAAGTGCAAGGTCCTCGGTATGCGGCAAATAGCCTGTCGCGCGGACGTTGCCGGTCAGGCCTAATTTTTCCGCCACCCGCAGGTACTCGCGTTGCAGGATACCGGCGAAGACCAATTCCAGATCATCTCCCATCGCTGGCTCGCGTTTGATCGCAAGCTTGGCCGCTTCGAACATCGGAATCGGCGAACGGCCCACGTAGAATGCGCCCCCATAGGTCAATCGAAACTTCTCCGGCGAGCGGTACTTATCGACTAATGCGGAGGCAGCGCGAAGGTCTTCGGGATCGTAACCATGCGGCACGATCGCCACGTCTTCGTGACTTAGAAAATTGTAATCCCGAAGGAGCACTTCCTTCATGCGGCGGCTTGCGACAGTGATCGCATTCGAAGAACGCAGGCACGCATCTTCGAGCTTGCGCGCATACGCTTTGTGAAATGGTGTCGCGTAGAAGTTGAGAACGGGATTCGAGACCCACGGATCGCGATAATCCATGAGAAATGGAACATGGTGCCGTCGTCGCAACTCATGGGCAATCAGAAAATCGGTGAAGGGCGGTGCGGTCGTAAACATTGCGTCAATCCGCTCCGTCTTGAATATTTCTTCGGCGGCCACCAGTGCAGGTTTCTTCCATTTGATGCGGCTATCGGGCTGATAGATCGTCTGCAACAGCTTCGATCGGATCCGCTGCCATCGCGCGCTTGGAAGCTTGAGCTGCTTACCGTCCTTTTTCGCCAATCTCGGAGCCGGTGCTCCGGTCTCTGCGGTCCGAACGATGCGGATATGGCCTTTATCGATCAGCGGCTGGATTTCCGCCATCAGCGAAAGATCGTGAGCGTAATATGGAGCATCGCCGGCAGTCAGGACAATAGGCCGCCAGCCGAATTGCGTCAAATACTTGACGAATTTCAGCGTCCGCTGGACCCCGCTGAGTCCCATCGGCGGAAAGTAGTACGCAATGACGAGTACATTGAGCCCCGGCGGTGCGCCGGGTTCGAGAAGATCGATATTCATTCGTACAAAGATAACCGTCTGAACCGAGATTTCCGGGATTATCGGGATTTTGGGATGGAAGATGTTGGACTGACTACCCGCACCGATCTCAAATCTTCATCCTCCGGAAGCATACCTCAAATGGATCAAGTAACCAAGTGAAACCGGATTCACAAATCGCATCGCACGATCGCATGCCGTGTCGGAACGCCCGCACCAACTGGTGAGTTAACTTCTGTGAGGTCAACAGGTCACGGCCTCCCGAACAAACTTGCCGCAAGAACTCTATCACGAATTGTTATCACGCCTCTCGCGCCTGCGCCAGCGCCGAGAGTCCGTCGCACTTTGGAGTGGAATATTCAATGGCCTTGCCGCGGCTCTTCTGATCGCACTCGCTGCCATTATTGCAGAGCTGCTCGGACATTTTTCAATTGCTGGCAGGACGTGGCTGTTCGGGACCGGACTCCCAGGTGCCATTGCGGCAATCCTGGGGTTTTCACTCGACCCGATACTAACCCGCGTTGGGCTTCGTCCACATGCAACCGACGACGAACTTGCTCAGACGATCGGCCGGTATTATCCGACGGTTCGCGACCGCCTTGTCAACACGCTGCAACTTGCGCGTCCACTTTTCTCGAAGTCTGCCAATCTCCTCGGATCCCCAAGCCTTGCGCTGGCGGCATTTTCCCATACCTACGAATCGGTGCGGCCACTCGATTTCAACGCAATTGTCGATGATCGTCCCGTGAAACGTGCTGCCCTACTCTTTTGTGTGACGATCGTGCTAGGTTTTGCCGCATTCCTGGGTGCCGGGCACGACATGCTTGCTGCGAGCACGCGGCTGACTCATTTTCGAACCTTCTACCAAAAGCCGGCGCCATTTACGTTTGTTGTCTCTCCAGGTAATGCTCGCGTTATGCGCGGCGATTCCGTTCGGATCATTGTCATTACTCGCGGCGAGCAACTTAAATCAATCGAGCTTCGCACACGAGAAGAAGGGCAAAAGGATTTCGATCCCATTACCCTTCAAGCGATGCCATTAGACTCGGCGCGGATTAAAGCAAGCAGCATCCAAGGAGTTGCGGCCAAAAGCGGCTTTGTCTATTCACTTCACGCGCAGCATCCAGTAGAGTACTACGCTGCATCCGGTGAGATCGAGTCGGATCGCTTCAAGGTCAGCGTGCTCGATCATCCGATCGTCCGGTCGCTGAACGTCGAAGTACAACCTCCGGCGTACACTCGGCAGAAACCGATTACACTTGCCGAGAACATTGGCGATATTTCTGGAGTGACCGGAACACGTGGAGTCTTCCGCGTGGTCGCGTCGGCTCCGCTCGTCAGAGCCGAAGTCCTTTTTACGTCGGTGGATTCGGTAAAAGATGGGACCAATACCTCTCATGAGATCCATGAGTCCCATATTCTTTCTATTCTGGACTCAATTGCCACCGGAGTGCTTAGCTTTACCCGATCCGGGAGCTATCATATCGAGTTGCTCGATCGGGACTCCGTTGCCAGCGAGCACCCGATCGAGTATGCAGTCACGATCACGGCGGATGCGCCACCGCAAATCGCGCTGATTGAACCTAGCGTGGGTGCTGGCGAAGGCCGCGTCGATTTGCCGAGTGACATGCGGTTGGACATGATGGCCCGCATCCACGATGATTACGGCTTCAGTGGCATGCGCCTGGGATACCGGTTGTCAAAATCCAAATACGTCGCGCCGGAAACAACCTACAAGTGGTTGACCGTACCGCTTTCAAATTACGCCGCGCAAGATTTGGACGTGCCATACATTTGGAATCTGACGCCGCTCGGTATTGGGCCGGAAGACGAAGTCTCCTATGTCATGGAGGTGGCCGATAACGATGCGATCTCGGGTCCGAAGCGGGCACGGACGCCAGAGTACACGGTGCGCGTGCCCTCGGTCGAAGAAATTTTTAAGCGCGCCGACGAAGAGGCTAATAAGGCTCAGAAGGATATGGCGGAAGTCAAACGAGATGCCGAGGACCTGCAAAGAAAGGTGAATGAGACACTCGATGAGATGAAGCAGATGAAAACGACCGATCTCGCGCGGTCGATGCAAGACTTCTCCAAGCAAAAAGACGTGCAGCAAATGCTCGAGCGACAAAAGAACTTGAACGATCGCATCGATCAAGTCGCCAAGGACTTGCAGCAAATGACGAAGTCGATGGAACAGCAGCAAGTGCTCACGCCGGAGACGATGCAAAAGTATCAGGAATTGCAGGAGCTGTTCAAGCAGATCGATTCGCCGGAGTTGAAGAAGGCAATGGAGGACCTTCAGAAGGCGATGGCGCAGAATGCCGATCCAAAGAAGCTCGCCGAGGCGATGCAGAACATGAAGACGAATGAGGAGCAATTTCGCAAATCGATCGAGCGGACGGCGAACATCCTCAAGAAGATTCAGGCTGAACAGAAAGTTGATGCGCTGATGAAGAGTGCGAGCGAACTGGCCAAACAAGAGCAGAAAGCGGCAGACTCGACACGTTCGAAGCTGGACCAGGGCAAGAAGATGACGCCCGAGGAGAAGGCGGCCGAAGCCCGTAAGCAAGCCGACGCGCAGAAAGAACTCGACCGCATGCGCGAGGAGATGAAGCAGATCGCCGAGCAAATGAAGAAGTTGCCAGAAAACATGCAGGCTCCCGAGGAGACCAAGGCCGCGGCCCAGGCTCTTGCGGATCCCTCGACCGACCACGAGATGGAGCAGGCCCAGCAGGACGCGCAACAAGGCAACATGCCACAGTCAGCGCAACACTCCGAGAATGCTTCAAAGCAAATGAAGCAGGCGCAACGAAAGCTTGCAGATCTCAAGCGGAAGATGTCCGAGAATGAGCGGCAGCGGACCATGCGCGAGATGAAGCAAATCCGCGATGAGCTAAACCGGCTTTCGCAGAAAGAAGAGCAGATCAAGAATCAGGCGCATCAGGCCCAGCCGAACTCTAATGTCTTCCGGGACATGGCCGAGCAACAATCGCAGACGAAAGACCAACTCGGTCAAACCGCTTCGAAGGCGATGCAACTTGCACAGAAATCGACTTCGGTCACACCCGAAATGGGCAAAGAAATGGGCAAGGCTTTTGCCGACATGCAACATGCGGAAGACGCAATGACCGAGCGCAATCAGTCTGGCTCCGAGCAAAATTCGCAGTCGGCCATGAGCTCGCTGAATAAAGCCTCGCAAGCGATGCAGAAGGCGATGCAGCAAATGATGGCGCAAAAAGGACAGAGCGGTCAGGGCGGCTCCGGCGGTGAAGGTGAAGACGGCCAGGAAGGCGAAGGCCAATCTGGAGAAAGCGGCCAGATGCCTGGACAGAATGGCCAGGGCGGCAGTGCACTTCAGCAATTCATCAGTCAGATTAATAAGCTCGCGCAACAGCAGCAGGCGCTGAACAATCAGATGCAGGCAATGGCGCAAGGTGCCGGCGGTAGCCAGTCCGCGCAAAAGGAATTAATGCGGCAGCAGGCTGCCATGTCCCGACTACAAGCCCAGCAGCAAGCGGTCAAGAAATCGCTCGAGCAAATGGCCGATGAGCAACGGCAATCGAGAACTGGAGTCAGTCAGGCTGCCGAAGATCTCCGCAAGATTGCCGACGAGATGCAGGAGTCCATTGGTGATATGCGCTCGAACGGTATTCGTCCAGAGACAATCCAGCGTCAAGAGCGGATTCTCTCGCGGTTGTTGCAGGCGCAGCACTCGGTCCATGAACGCGATAAGGACCAGGAGCGCGAATCGAAGCCCGGCCAGAATGTCGTTCGGGAGTCCCCACGCCAACTCGAAATTAATTCACCGGAGGGACAGAAGGCGCTGCAGGAAGAGATGCTTCGAACGCGCGAGAATGGTTTTACGCCGGACTACAACGCGCTCATTCGAAAGTATTTCGAGGAGTTGGAGAAGAAATAGCGAGCGCGTGCAACAGGTGAATCCCGATACGCCGTTCTTATATCTTACAGCCCATATAGGAACGCCACAGCCACCCGAATGTCGCTGGACTTCGCATCGCCATTATTGATCAGAGACTCCGGAGGTGTTTTATAGACCTTCGAAAGTCCAAGCGCGTAGCCGGCATCGATGCTAAGCATGGTGCGGTCCGAGAGTTTTTCCATAAAGCCGGCTCCAAAGAAGATCGAAAGGTCCGTCGATGACAGATGGTCCTTAAGACCGGTCGTTGGTTTGACTGAATCGCTGACTGTTTCGCTCGCCGACATCAAAAAGCCGATCGAGGGCCCGGCGAAAAGGTACGGCCGAGCATCCCCATTTCCGAATGCGGCGCGCAGCAGGATCGGGACTTCCAGATAGGTAAATGTGAAATCGTCGTTGCCCGAGAGATTTGGGTGGCTCTTTGCATGCGAGGCATACTCCTCATGGACGCCCTTCTGATCGATCATGGCGCCGGTAGAAATCGCCCACATGTTGTCGAGCCACTCATCGACTTGCACGCCGCCGATGAATCCCGCGCGCATCCCGGTGGAGGAAGCATCAATCGAATCATCGACA harbors:
- a CDS encoding glycosyltransferase family 4 protein, with protein sequence MNIDLLEPGAPPGLNVLVIAYYFPPMGLSGVQRTLKFVKYLTQFGWRPIVLTAGDAPYYAHDLSLMAEIQPLIDKGHIRIVRTAETGAPAPRLAKKDGKQLKLPSARWQRIRSKLLQTIYQPDSRIKWKKPALVAAEEIFKTERIDAMFTTAPPFTDFLIAHELRRRHHVPFLMDYRDPWVSNPVLNFYATPFHKAYARKLEDACLRSSNAITVASRRMKEVLLRDYNFLSHEDVAIVPHGYDPEDLRAASALVDKYRSPEKFRLTYGGAFYVGRSPIPMFEAAKLAIKREPAMGDDLELVFAGILQREYLRVAEKLGLTGNVRATGYLPHTEDLALLLSSDVLWMTMSDDLSAPGKLYEYLGTGKPILGLVPERSEAEKVIHDYGAGIAVKPKDIKAISDTLIELHRAWRKSTLPHNVNQPFVQSFDRQSLTKEMARQLGLMLRA
- a CDS encoding porin family protein translates to MTFSIRSLSFVLVLLGFSRMAQAQSDNMRTLRHAATPHTWIGVRGGLNLAGESVDDSIDASSTGMRAGFIGGVQVDEWLDNMWAISTGAMIDQKGVHEEYASHAKSHPNLSGNDDFTFTYLEVPILLRAAFGNGDARPYLFAGPSIGFLMSASETVSDSVKPTTGLKDHLSSTDLSIFFGAGFMEKLSDRTMLSIDAGYALGLSKVYKTPPESLINNGDAKSSDIRVAVAFLYGL